Proteins from one Shewanella pealeana ATCC 700345 genomic window:
- a CDS encoding ribosome alternative rescue factor ArfA, with protein sequence MAKHQKRTQVLEHESGRGVIKDNALKAIVTSRLFSTRTEKPKKGKGSYNRKQHKGQKLKGFAPFDYLVLA encoded by the coding sequence ATGGCTAAACATCAAAAGCGAACACAGGTGCTTGAGCACGAAAGTGGCCGCGGAGTAATTAAAGATAATGCCTTAAAGGCTATCGTTACCAGTCGCTTATTTAGTACACGTACTGAGAAACCGAAAAAGGGCAAAGGGTCATATAACCGCAAACAACACAAGGGGCAAAAGCTGAAGGGCTTTGCCCCTTTTGACTATCTGGTACTCGCCTAA
- a CDS encoding S8 family serine peptidase — translation MKLNTISIAISSTIYGALAMSSAQAFDAERIKSINIMELYQAQQEAKAKSSELPIKPLRRGDMSNIHFTPKQAKDKIQIEKDLVGQHTYIVRLHGSSVATYEGEIPGLQATKSTLNSQSKKLFRAGQPTEGRGAAIDAYTNHLLNKQQDFIQKSGVEVKQQFTLAANAVTVEMTQAEALQVASMSEVAYVQRSKIYQLHTDIGPEHVGASGVWDGTKTSDGNAYLGEGMIVGIIDTGINTDHPSFAAVDGDGHAHTNPLGQGNYLGDCALEEFANRCNDKLIGVYTHKDITAEYSDEWGNKLAPDFGEDFQGHGSHVASTVAGNILYDVDVVGSQLGGGEGKPIGVQMPKISGVAPRANIISYQVCMVSGGCSGDAMLFAIEQAIKDGVDVINMSIGGSESFPWDDAFEMAFLSAREAGVAVALSAGNSGAAYGTDSLYTVDHTSPWVLNVAATTHARSIVIEDKALDSFVGGDASLMPSRIEAAGISKAFSGEFVIAADYGDARCNSPFPAGTFEPTHIVICERGDIARVDKAANAAAGGAGAFVLYNTWDEGDSVVNDTYVIPGIHISAKQWYGNWQVTGLQPWLASGTGLEGTITASNANRVITPEDADWLASFSSRGPSSTVDEIFSPGIAAPGVDIFAAWNDENPLNPQADTRNYNSISGTSMASPHIAGIMALVRQANPSWSASEVQSALQMTADSQAIKTHHPLDQKVEVAGPYRAGHGLANIERAINAGLIMDESAVNFRRANPQNGGQVRELNLPQLINKDCGLSCSWIRTVKATQDGTWTVNTNYSDRDPLYWNFTLDPTAKVSVTPSTFTLKAGETIDLTVTSLFKESDMAWYDGTVQTAAGSIEFVSSDTKIPSAHWPFLTTYKGKTLPNTINITAHDDESKHVIADVPFGAPGSSLTGVAYTPVEATTTEFSLSRMQFGISMMDDEFYWDTSQPNIKTFDVTVPENSAVFRAELLGRVSSEIDHALNQYLDSSIYIFKDFNNDGRLHQSEAICASMRGQTTKGEYCALENPEAGEYTIMVMSAYPLFPWENVDTIEMAHVVIPKEQTSSISLNFEDTSERNSNLTIDWNMEMEQGKRYYSAAAISAGDNAEGSLAMVPLNITRGVNSVSVESSQDAARVGDIIDISVTVQPNLSGSDREVELSAVLSDGLKLVPGSITSVEGVTETENGFSLLRTQLNTAAKETNYKVTTNLEDAMCRTPLDFNYPDGTPIDGGYVDLARFGFDVTWGSFYDVNEWGWGNWVHDTEIPLMAGTLAPFDNADYFTTDSIILSSKGWLQLDVWNYNPWDYIPMDMYLELPTNDYATPPDFIVAPFWGGKDAAGDIFIDQKWNLAMYEPNWNPSESKGVTLAYADDYTIIEWNKAATHDKSWDENWNTIITPREDSYDFQVFLKANTSHKPGGYEIVMAYANIDFAGEAGEGSIGVRGYNGPRGTYGPLKGHTGQSYAYNDLTDKVSSDLVVCYDISGPSDSIVVVNMQAEVTHDSLGIDQTVTVTGEVEGISDANSQQVIAVASNIIMSAISDKVVPENTSLEGIVVSYADNDGGLSANTITVTGENITAQVNGHTSGSTFDITPNADFWGETMVTVTVSDNLFPNDAASQSFMLTVTSDGVEPTPPPVTEEPAPAPESDSGGSLGWLGLLALGLMSLSRRKLGSAK, via the coding sequence GTGAAGTTAAATACTATTTCTATCGCAATAAGTAGTACCATCTATGGAGCGTTAGCTATGTCGAGTGCTCAAGCATTCGATGCTGAGCGCATAAAATCTATCAACATCATGGAGCTATACCAGGCTCAACAAGAAGCAAAGGCCAAGAGCAGCGAATTACCTATAAAGCCACTAAGACGCGGTGACATGAGTAATATCCACTTCACCCCCAAACAGGCCAAAGACAAAATTCAAATAGAGAAAGATCTCGTCGGACAACACACCTATATCGTGCGCCTACACGGCAGTTCTGTGGCAACCTATGAAGGTGAAATTCCTGGATTGCAAGCCACGAAATCAACGCTGAACTCTCAGAGTAAGAAACTCTTTCGTGCAGGCCAGCCAACCGAAGGCCGTGGCGCAGCCATCGATGCTTACACCAACCATCTGTTAAATAAACAGCAAGACTTTATCCAAAAATCTGGCGTTGAGGTAAAACAACAATTCACGCTGGCGGCGAATGCCGTCACCGTTGAAATGACGCAAGCAGAAGCTCTACAAGTCGCTAGCATGTCTGAAGTCGCTTATGTTCAGCGATCTAAAATCTATCAATTACATACCGATATAGGCCCTGAGCACGTAGGTGCAAGCGGTGTATGGGATGGCACCAAAACCAGCGATGGTAACGCTTATCTTGGTGAAGGCATGATCGTCGGCATCATAGATACAGGCATCAATACCGATCACCCCTCATTTGCGGCAGTCGATGGTGATGGCCATGCCCATACCAACCCTCTCGGCCAAGGTAACTACTTAGGTGATTGTGCCTTAGAAGAGTTTGCTAACCGCTGTAATGACAAGCTCATTGGGGTCTACACCCACAAAGACATTACCGCCGAATACAGCGATGAATGGGGTAATAAGCTAGCACCTGATTTTGGTGAAGACTTCCAAGGCCATGGTAGCCACGTTGCCAGTACTGTCGCAGGTAACATCCTCTATGATGTTGATGTTGTAGGCTCTCAATTAGGCGGTGGTGAGGGTAAGCCTATTGGGGTTCAGATGCCAAAAATATCCGGCGTTGCTCCTCGCGCTAATATCATCTCTTATCAAGTCTGTATGGTAAGCGGAGGCTGTTCTGGTGACGCTATGCTATTTGCCATTGAGCAAGCTATCAAAGACGGCGTCGATGTCATTAACATGTCGATTGGTGGCTCTGAAAGTTTTCCTTGGGATGACGCTTTTGAAATGGCTTTCTTATCGGCCCGAGAAGCAGGTGTTGCTGTAGCTCTGTCTGCAGGTAACTCTGGTGCCGCTTACGGCACAGACTCTCTATATACAGTCGATCACACCTCCCCTTGGGTGCTTAATGTGGCAGCCACGACCCATGCTCGCTCTATCGTTATCGAAGACAAAGCCCTAGATAGTTTTGTGGGGGGCGATGCCTCACTTATGCCCTCAAGAATAGAGGCTGCAGGGATCTCAAAGGCCTTCAGCGGTGAATTTGTTATTGCTGCGGATTATGGTGATGCTCGCTGTAATAGCCCTTTCCCTGCCGGCACATTTGAACCTACACATATCGTCATCTGTGAACGTGGCGACATTGCCCGAGTTGATAAGGCCGCAAACGCTGCAGCAGGTGGCGCTGGTGCGTTTGTTCTCTATAACACATGGGATGAAGGTGACAGTGTCGTCAATGATACCTATGTGATCCCCGGGATCCATATTTCGGCCAAACAATGGTACGGAAACTGGCAGGTAACGGGCCTTCAGCCTTGGCTGGCGTCGGGTACAGGTCTTGAAGGAACGATCACTGCTTCAAATGCGAACCGTGTCATTACTCCCGAAGATGCAGACTGGTTAGCCAGTTTCTCCTCACGGGGTCCATCGAGTACTGTCGATGAGATCTTCTCTCCGGGTATTGCGGCCCCTGGCGTCGATATTTTTGCCGCCTGGAATGATGAAAACCCATTGAACCCTCAAGCTGATACTCGTAACTACAACAGCATCAGCGGAACTTCGATGGCCAGCCCACATATTGCGGGCATTATGGCCTTAGTTCGTCAAGCAAACCCTAGCTGGTCCGCATCAGAGGTGCAATCGGCACTACAGATGACAGCTGATAGTCAGGCAATAAAGACCCATCACCCTCTTGATCAAAAAGTCGAAGTGGCGGGGCCGTATCGTGCAGGTCACGGTTTAGCTAATATCGAGCGAGCGATCAATGCAGGCCTTATCATGGATGAGTCTGCAGTTAACTTCCGCCGAGCTAATCCACAAAATGGTGGTCAGGTTCGAGAGCTTAATCTTCCACAATTAATCAATAAGGATTGTGGCCTAAGTTGTAGCTGGATCCGTACGGTTAAAGCAACTCAAGATGGTACTTGGACCGTTAACACCAACTACTCCGATAGAGATCCTCTCTACTGGAATTTCACCTTAGACCCTACCGCCAAAGTATCGGTGACACCATCAACCTTCACCCTAAAAGCGGGTGAAACCATAGATTTAACGGTAACCAGTCTGTTTAAAGAGTCTGATATGGCTTGGTACGATGGCACAGTACAGACGGCTGCGGGTTCGATTGAGTTTGTGTCGAGTGATACCAAGATCCCGAGTGCTCATTGGCCTTTCTTGACCACCTATAAAGGCAAAACCCTGCCCAACACGATCAACATCACCGCCCATGATGATGAGTCTAAGCATGTGATTGCCGATGTACCTTTTGGCGCACCGGGATCCAGCTTAACTGGCGTTGCATATACTCCGGTTGAGGCAACGACGACTGAGTTCAGCCTCTCTAGAATGCAGTTTGGGATCTCTATGATGGATGATGAGTTCTATTGGGATACAAGCCAGCCTAATATCAAGACTTTTGATGTAACGGTACCAGAGAACAGCGCCGTATTTAGAGCCGAACTACTGGGTCGAGTGAGTTCAGAGATAGATCATGCCCTCAATCAATACCTTGATTCCAGTATCTACATCTTTAAAGACTTCAATAACGATGGCCGCCTACACCAGTCTGAAGCCATTTGTGCCTCTATGCGTGGACAAACGACTAAGGGCGAATATTGTGCGTTAGAAAACCCTGAGGCAGGTGAATATACCATCATGGTGATGAGCGCTTACCCACTATTCCCTTGGGAAAACGTTGATACGATTGAGATGGCTCATGTGGTCATTCCCAAAGAGCAAACATCCTCTATCAGTCTTAACTTTGAGGACACGAGTGAGCGTAACTCTAACCTGACTATCGACTGGAACATGGAGATGGAACAGGGTAAGCGTTACTACTCTGCAGCCGCTATTTCTGCAGGCGATAATGCTGAAGGCTCTCTTGCCATGGTGCCTCTTAATATTACTCGCGGAGTAAATAGTGTCTCGGTCGAAAGCTCTCAAGACGCCGCTCGTGTTGGCGATATCATCGACATTAGCGTTACCGTACAGCCGAATCTATCGGGCAGTGACAGAGAAGTTGAACTATCAGCTGTGTTATCTGATGGCTTAAAGCTAGTACCGGGTTCCATCACTTCCGTTGAAGGGGTGACCGAAACCGAAAACGGCTTCTCTCTATTGAGAACTCAACTGAATACTGCAGCTAAAGAAACCAACTACAAGGTTACCACTAACCTTGAAGATGCAATGTGTCGAACTCCTCTCGATTTTAATTACCCAGACGGTACACCTATCGATGGTGGCTATGTAGACTTAGCAAGGTTTGGGTTTGACGTGACTTGGGGAAGCTTCTATGACGTCAATGAGTGGGGCTGGGGCAACTGGGTTCACGATACTGAGATCCCATTGATGGCTGGAACATTGGCACCGTTTGATAATGCCGATTACTTCACTACCGACAGTATTATTCTAAGCTCTAAAGGTTGGCTACAGCTGGATGTTTGGAACTATAACCCTTGGGACTATATTCCTATGGATATGTACCTAGAGTTACCTACTAACGATTACGCTACGCCACCGGATTTCATCGTAGCACCATTTTGGGGAGGTAAAGATGCAGCAGGCGATATCTTTATTGATCAGAAGTGGAACCTCGCCATGTATGAACCCAACTGGAACCCAAGTGAAAGTAAGGGTGTTACTCTCGCTTATGCCGATGACTACACCATTATCGAATGGAATAAAGCTGCCACACACGATAAGAGCTGGGATGAAAACTGGAACACGATTATTACACCACGTGAGGATAGCTACGACTTCCAGGTATTCCTAAAAGCGAATACCAGCCATAAACCTGGCGGATATGAGATAGTGATGGCCTATGCCAACATCGACTTTGCTGGCGAAGCGGGTGAAGGTTCTATCGGTGTTCGTGGTTACAATGGTCCTCGTGGTACCTATGGTCCTCTTAAAGGCCATACAGGCCAGAGTTACGCCTATAACGATCTGACCGATAAGGTCTCAAGTGATTTAGTTGTCTGTTATGACATCAGTGGTCCTAGCGACAGCATCGTGGTGGTTAATATGCAGGCTGAAGTCACCCATGATTCATTAGGCATAGACCAAACGGTAACAGTGACTGGCGAAGTCGAAGGGATCTCCGATGCCAATAGTCAGCAGGTTATCGCTGTTGCCTCTAACATCATCATGTCAGCCATTAGTGATAAAGTTGTCCCAGAGAATACAAGCCTAGAGGGCATTGTAGTGAGCTATGCGGATAACGATGGTGGACTGTCGGCCAATACCATTACTGTAACGGGTGAGAATATTACGGCACAGGTCAATGGCCATACGTCAGGCTCAACCTTTGATATCACGCCTAATGCAGACTTCTGGGGAGAAACCATGGTCACTGTTACTGTGTCTGATAATCTCTTCCCTAATGATGCAGCCTCTCAAAGCTTTATGCTGACGGTTACCTCTGACGGCGTAGAGCCAACACCGCCGCCGGTAACTGAGGAGCCCGCTCCTGCGCCAGAGTCTGACTCAGGTGGTAGCCTTGGATGGTTAGGTCTGCTCGCACTAGGCTTAATGAGCCTAAGTCGCCGTAAACTTGGCTCTGCTAAATAA
- a CDS encoding LysR family transcriptional regulator → MELRHLKHFLVLAKLKHFNRAAVQLNLAQPSLSRSIQKMEERLGVKLLERNSKSVSLTEFGELVVRQGQKIIDDVDLLYRDIRSLNGLDAGDILIGSSPIPSNALLGAAIGNFIRLYPHINVELIVESPAELYERLIGGGLSMFVAETKATDFDKRDELATLPLPEYDIIFCVRADHPLMMSKVLMLDDLREYPLAIPRAMPSSVQTQFGDLFDKDRHDFGGLVKFDQFYPIKESLLNCNMVAITPEIAVRKELAEGRLVSLPVSDMVKLTSCFSIVYLKSKSLSPVTTGFIEFLLNCHPQKNMPTRQQSELVTV, encoded by the coding sequence TTGGAGTTGAGGCATTTAAAGCACTTTTTAGTTCTAGCAAAGCTTAAACATTTTAATCGTGCTGCAGTGCAGCTTAACTTGGCTCAACCTTCATTGTCTCGCAGCATTCAAAAGATGGAAGAGCGCCTAGGTGTTAAATTATTGGAGCGTAACTCCAAATCAGTTTCGTTAACTGAGTTTGGGGAGCTGGTGGTAAGGCAGGGGCAAAAAATTATCGATGATGTGGATCTCTTGTACAGAGATATTCGTTCACTCAATGGCCTTGATGCAGGTGACATCTTGATTGGTTCAAGTCCGATTCCCTCAAATGCATTGCTAGGAGCGGCTATTGGAAACTTTATTCGACTCTATCCACATATTAACGTTGAATTAATTGTTGAGTCACCCGCAGAGCTCTATGAACGCTTAATCGGTGGTGGATTATCTATGTTTGTTGCTGAGACTAAAGCAACTGATTTTGATAAGCGAGATGAGCTCGCGACCTTACCTTTACCCGAGTACGATATTATTTTTTGTGTGAGGGCCGATCATCCCCTGATGATGAGTAAAGTGTTAATGCTTGATGATTTAAGAGAATATCCTCTGGCCATTCCTCGCGCCATGCCTTCAAGTGTACAGACACAGTTTGGTGATCTGTTTGATAAAGATCGTCATGACTTTGGTGGCTTAGTTAAGTTTGATCAATTTTATCCAATTAAAGAGTCACTTCTAAATTGCAATATGGTGGCCATTACGCCTGAGATCGCTGTGCGAAAAGAGCTAGCCGAGGGAAGGCTGGTGAGTTTGCCTGTATCGGATATGGTAAAGCTAACAAGTTGCTTTAGCATTGTTTACCTTAAGTCAAAAAGCCTAAGTCCTGTTACTACTGGTTTTATTGAATTTCTATTGAATTGTCATCCTCAAAAAAACATGCCAACTCGACAGCAGTCGGAGCTCGTTACCGTTTAA
- a CDS encoding LysR family transcriptional regulator, with product MSQLDLNLLKVFRVLIEVKNTRKAAEILHLSQPAVSRALRRLRDYFGDELFVRSAHGLEPTSKALVIGSRLPEAMDQLFEALNVKEEFEPQFYSGKVTIAVNGFIAHWLVPPLIKALTEKAPNMEIYMANWEESTSDKIINGEIQLAINYFPLELTKQLIQEKLGSDDFVVLCRKDHPFQKEVIGAEDFPKYPLASHIVPGWNETKNFTVEALKKLGYKPRVQLSSSKMNIILSSLELTDMLLPCSKLLAKTLSDRFRIIDIDPELEQPSSDFALIYANKSRRNPLDEWLQQCVIDCVNSKFK from the coding sequence ATGAGCCAACTTGATCTCAATCTATTAAAAGTTTTTCGTGTACTCATCGAAGTAAAAAATACTCGCAAGGCTGCTGAAATATTACATTTAAGCCAGCCCGCGGTGAGTCGTGCTCTCAGGCGTTTAAGAGATTATTTTGGTGATGAGTTGTTTGTAAGAAGCGCTCACGGTCTCGAGCCCACCTCGAAGGCGCTGGTTATTGGTTCACGTTTACCTGAAGCCATGGATCAATTATTTGAAGCGCTTAATGTTAAGGAGGAGTTCGAGCCTCAGTTTTATAGTGGTAAAGTCACAATTGCAGTGAATGGCTTTATTGCTCATTGGCTAGTGCCTCCGCTAATTAAAGCGTTAACCGAAAAAGCACCTAATATGGAAATTTACATGGCTAATTGGGAGGAGAGTACATCGGATAAAATTATTAACGGTGAAATTCAACTGGCGATTAACTATTTTCCATTAGAGCTGACAAAGCAGCTAATCCAAGAGAAGTTAGGCAGTGATGACTTCGTTGTACTCTGCCGTAAAGATCATCCATTCCAAAAGGAGGTGATAGGTGCTGAAGACTTCCCGAAATATCCATTAGCCTCACATATTGTCCCGGGCTGGAACGAAACAAAAAACTTTACCGTTGAAGCGTTAAAAAAATTGGGTTATAAGCCAAGAGTGCAGCTATCAAGTAGCAAAATGAATATTATCTTAAGCAGTTTAGAGCTGACCGATATGTTATTACCCTGCTCGAAGTTATTAGCCAAAACATTATCTGATCGCTTTAGAATCATTGATATTGACCCTGAGCTAGAACAGCCATCGTCAGACTTTGCATTAATCTATGCTAATAAGTCGCGTCGTAATCCGTTGGATGAGTGGTTACAGCAGTGTGTGATTGACTGTGTTAATAGTAAATTCAAATAA
- a CDS encoding DUF3465 domain-containing protein — translation MSKREPVKQNRDANPIKGILYRIAIMLVVLAIASFAYDRFVTNGIGLQAAQITGPAGALSEEINTGSLRLQRAFEQGQSNLQVQSVGVVSKVLADDNQGSRHQRFILQLPHGQTILIAHNIDLAPRIHNLSVGDSVEFYGEYEWNNRGGVVHWTHHDPRGHHIGGWLKHNGQTYQ, via the coding sequence ATGTCGAAGAGAGAACCCGTGAAGCAGAATAGAGACGCGAACCCGATTAAGGGCATTTTATACCGAATTGCTATCATGCTGGTGGTACTGGCGATTGCAAGCTTTGCCTATGACCGATTTGTTACAAACGGAATTGGGTTGCAAGCTGCGCAGATAACTGGCCCTGCGGGAGCGTTATCAGAGGAGATTAATACTGGATCGCTAAGATTACAGCGTGCCTTTGAACAGGGACAAAGTAACCTACAAGTGCAAAGTGTTGGTGTGGTGAGTAAAGTGCTCGCGGATGATAATCAAGGCAGCCGTCATCAACGGTTTATTCTGCAATTGCCCCACGGTCAGACAATTCTTATTGCTCATAATATAGATCTCGCGCCGAGAATTCATAACTTATCTGTTGGCGATAGTGTTGAGTTTTACGGCGAATACGAGTGGAACAATCGTGGCGGTGTAGTGCATTGGACCCATCATGATCCTAGAGGGCATCATATTGGTGGCTGGCTTAAACATAATGGCCAAACTTATCAATAA
- a CDS encoding permease yields MTPEIMAMAKDTAGMFLFLAAELTLLFLAISYIVGILQEYIPPEKIQSILSSKKGKGYIIAALLGAITPFCSCSTIPFLKGLLRAKAGFGPMMVFLFSSPLLNPIIIGLFIVTFGFKVALFYFAVAMVVSVTAGYVLEKLGFERYVKPEAYEAADSASCGTSCGDSAKVEAKAETSCCTAPNKEVAPIANTSCCSAPAEPVSCCGTATSTCGSTAVVKEDSRWMRVWRATWKDFKQVLPYLMLGILLGSFIYGFIPTDLIAKYAGEGTWYAIPIAAVIGIPLYIRAEAVIPLSSALVAKGMALGSVMALIIGSAGASLTEVILLKSIFKNQMIAAFLAVILGMAITAGYLYTVLFA; encoded by the coding sequence ATGACTCCTGAAATCATGGCAATGGCCAAAGATACTGCCGGCATGTTTCTATTTCTCGCGGCTGAATTAACTCTGCTGTTTCTAGCGATTAGTTATATTGTCGGCATACTACAAGAATACATTCCGCCTGAAAAAATCCAGTCGATTCTGAGTTCGAAGAAAGGCAAAGGCTATATTATTGCGGCCCTACTCGGCGCTATAACACCATTCTGCTCATGCTCAACGATTCCTTTCTTGAAAGGCTTATTAAGAGCTAAAGCAGGCTTCGGCCCTATGATGGTATTCCTGTTCTCTAGCCCGCTATTGAACCCAATTATCATAGGCCTGTTTATCGTGACCTTCGGTTTTAAAGTGGCACTGTTTTACTTCGCCGTTGCTATGGTTGTTTCAGTCACTGCGGGTTATGTGCTGGAGAAACTAGGATTTGAGCGTTACGTTAAGCCTGAAGCTTATGAAGCAGCTGATAGCGCTAGTTGTGGTACTAGCTGTGGCGATAGTGCAAAAGTAGAAGCGAAAGCTGAAACGAGTTGCTGCACTGCGCCAAATAAAGAAGTGGCTCCAATTGCGAACACAAGCTGCTGCTCAGCTCCTGCCGAACCAGTTAGCTGCTGTGGTACAGCAACAAGCACTTGTGGCTCAACAGCAGTCGTAAAGGAAGACAGCCGTTGGATGCGTGTATGGCGAGCAACCTGGAAAGACTTTAAACAAGTTCTGCCTTACTTAATGCTGGGTATTTTGCTTGGATCATTTATCTATGGCTTTATACCAACAGATCTAATCGCTAAATATGCGGGTGAAGGCACCTGGTATGCGATCCCGATTGCAGCTGTAATTGGTATCCCACTGTACATTCGTGCAGAAGCGGTTATCCCATTAAGCTCAGCGTTAGTGGCTAAAGGTATGGCGTTAGGTTCAGTTATGGCACTGATTATTGGTAGTGCGGGCGCAAGTTTAACGGAAGTGATCTTGCTGAAATCTATCTTTAAGAATCAGATGATTGCCGCATTCTTAGCTGTCATCTTAGGTATGGCGATTACTGCAGGTTATCTATACACAGTTCTTTTTGCCTAA
- a CDS encoding lipopolysaccharide biosynthesis protein → MTESSFERAKSAFINAIWATLASVSLGLAFKIWLAQWVEKSDLALYHTVVDIISMSLILLSGFRASMVVSFSQTKNDRDITNIFRYSLIIMVLFTWGLVLPYIKHQLNIDVEYIQLVGIILGMGFKVYFTNQIGMYRLYDIANKSIWIEPLVQIILFLVCYYLLAQTPTASLFFSLMLSNLAAAAYMFIQRRKLIATTPLAPVQLNPDMKNFVKKSVMSSLEVGASILMVYITVLLTIGYFTIDELGDFQVVVRPMIAYLTMLFVFPVYRYILPELAQCIRNKDHQQIALIRRWFIKLSLTISSVLLISLLMFRHELVDLVFPETYAKAAPILLHFGLFFGFMMLNAYQIAYIKSHGLFLQSLLIRLLGVVTLLIMFYLLRLHTDNVVAVILALGCGYFSMFIASSIIERRLLKQHKLNQTQEVS, encoded by the coding sequence ATGACAGAGTCTTCTTTCGAACGCGCTAAAAGCGCCTTTATTAATGCTATCTGGGCAACGCTCGCCAGCGTGTCTCTGGGCTTAGCGTTTAAGATCTGGTTAGCCCAGTGGGTCGAAAAAAGTGACTTAGCTCTCTACCACACTGTCGTGGATATTATTTCCATGTCTCTTATTCTTCTCAGTGGCTTTCGCGCCTCCATGGTAGTGAGCTTTTCACAGACCAAGAACGATAGAGATATTACCAATATCTTCCGTTACTCCTTGATTATTATGGTGCTGTTTACTTGGGGATTAGTCCTGCCCTACATCAAGCATCAGCTTAATATCGATGTTGAATATATTCAGTTGGTAGGCATTATTCTCGGGATGGGCTTTAAGGTTTACTTTACCAACCAGATTGGAATGTATCGCCTGTACGACATCGCCAATAAGAGTATCTGGATAGAGCCATTAGTACAGATAATACTGTTTCTTGTTTGCTACTACCTGTTAGCGCAGACCCCTACCGCCTCACTCTTTTTCAGCTTAATGCTGTCGAACTTGGCCGCTGCCGCCTATATGTTTATCCAGCGCAGGAAGCTGATTGCCACCACGCCTTTAGCGCCGGTTCAACTCAATCCTGATATGAAAAACTTTGTCAAAAAGAGCGTGATGTCATCACTCGAGGTGGGGGCCAGTATTTTGATGGTCTACATCACTGTATTACTGACGATTGGCTACTTCACTATAGATGAACTCGGTGACTTTCAGGTGGTGGTTCGGCCGATGATTGCCTACTTAACCATGTTGTTTGTTTTCCCGGTATATCGTTATATTTTACCTGAGCTGGCTCAGTGCATCCGCAATAAAGATCATCAGCAGATAGCACTGATAAGGCGTTGGTTTATCAAGCTAAGCCTGACAATCAGCTCGGTATTGCTCATTAGCTTACTTATGTTTCGCCATGAGCTAGTCGATTTAGTCTTCCCAGAAACATACGCAAAGGCCGCGCCTATTCTGCTGCACTTCGGCCTCTTTTTTGGCTTTATGATGCTCAATGCCTATCAGATTGCCTATATCAAATCCCATGGTTTATTCTTGCAGAGTTTGTTGATCCGTCTACTTGGTGTGGTGACACTCTTGATCATGTTTTACCTGCTAAGATTACACACCGACAATGTGGTTGCGGTGATCTTAGCCTTAGGTTGTGGTTACTTCAGTATGTTTATCGCCTCAAGCATTATAGAGAGACGTTTGCTTAAGCAGCACAAGCTCAATCAAACTCAAGAAGTAAGCTGA
- a CDS encoding 3'-5' exonuclease: protein MSLFKFGLSPDKSATIRRELGRDADGYFEAMQVAEKAFFSSIITADNRLKLDWLQLRTDLNTRVDDRELSRLRDFNVELTQNVSAKLNGQIRQVIVVTPDSLTAAVADIEAQTCIGFDTETAATFEKGRRNPNPISLIQIATPTHSYLFRMQGENIVPFMAALAPILSGDKLLKVGIGLRSDLNAMKRDFEISVNSMLDLNWLMNQLGAPKQLGTQQMAATVLALKLPKSKKVTLSNWAKPLAEPLSELQLQYAAADAFVALDILYGLLEQLRPYRALWPLPLQQRLTDLFE, encoded by the coding sequence ATGAGCCTATTTAAATTTGGTCTATCCCCAGACAAGTCTGCCACCATTCGCCGTGAGTTAGGTCGTGATGCCGATGGCTACTTTGAGGCGATGCAGGTGGCCGAGAAAGCCTTTTTTAGCTCGATTATCACAGCGGATAATCGACTCAAACTCGACTGGTTACAGCTACGCACAGACTTGAACACCCGTGTTGACGATAGAGAGTTATCTCGATTAAGAGATTTCAATGTTGAGTTGACTCAAAATGTGTCGGCCAAGCTGAACGGTCAGATTCGGCAGGTTATCGTGGTCACGCCGGATTCTCTGACCGCGGCTGTTGCCGATATTGAGGCGCAAACTTGCATCGGCTTCGATACTGAGACCGCAGCAACCTTTGAGAAGGGGCGGCGTAATCCTAATCCTATCTCGTTGATCCAAATTGCGACGCCTACACACAGCTACCTGTTTCGTATGCAGGGTGAGAATATCGTTCCGTTTATGGCTGCATTAGCGCCAATTTTGAGTGGCGATAAATTGCTGAAAGTGGGTATAGGCCTTAGGAGCGATCTTAATGCCATGAAGCGAGACTTTGAGATAAGTGTTAACTCTATGCTGGATCTTAACTGGTTGATGAACCAACTCGGTGCGCCCAAGCAACTGGGCACTCAACAGATGGCTGCCACTGTATTAGCCCTAAAGCTACCCAAGAGTAAAAAGGTCACCCTGTCTAACTGGGCTAAACCGTTAGCCGAGCCCTTGAGTGAGCTTCAGTTACAATATGCTGCGGCCGATGCCTTTGTGGCGCTAGATATTTTGTACGGATTACTCGAGCAGTTAAGGCCCTATAGGGCGCTGTGGCCATTACCCTTGCAGCAACGCTTAACAGACTTGTTTGAGTAA